The region CGGCCATTTCAGGCTTGTCAGCTGAAATTACCCAAAAATTAAAACAAGCCAAACCTGAAACGATAGGCCAAGCTTCTCGAATTTCAGGCGTGACACCTGCAGCCATTTCCTTAATTTTGGTGATGTTAAAAAAGCAATCTCGTTAATCAACTTGAGCAATAATATGAACAACAGCGAGCAAAAACTTCAAGCCTATTTAGTCTTGCTTAAAAAATGGAACAAGGTGTTTAACCTCACTGCGATTGAGTCTGATGAGGCGATGATGGATTTGCATTTGCAAGACAGTTTAAATATACAGCCCTTTTTGCAGGGCGATAGAATTTTAGATGTGGGCAGTGGCGCGGGCCTTCCAGGCATTCCTTTAGCGATTGCATGTCCGGATAAACAATTTTATTTGTTAGACACAAATGGCAAGCGCACACGTTTTCTAACACAGGTCAAAATTGAGTTGGGTTTGAATAATGTTCATGTGATTAAATCGCGCGTTGAGACATATTCGCCTGACGGCTTATTTACAAGCATCACGTCCAGAGCTTTTTCCTCACTGAGCGATTTTTTTGATAAAACCCATCATTTGC is a window of Gammaproteobacteria bacterium CG11_big_fil_rev_8_21_14_0_20_46_22 DNA encoding:
- a CDS encoding 16S rRNA (guanine(527)-N(7))-methyltransferase RsmG → MNNSEQKLQAYLVLLKKWNKVFNLTAIESDEAMMDLHLQDSLNIQPFLQGDRILDVGSGAGLPGIPLAIACPDKQFYLLDTNGKRTRFLTQVKIELGLNNVHVIKSRVETYSPDGLFTSITSRAFSSLSDFFDKTHHLLEKEGVLLAMKGQYPEEELKAIHTPYEVKTLPALKQHDARHLVVIKR